The region aaaaacaacaaataatgGACGCTATCTTGTTTCCCACATGAGGCGTGAAATGCATGCATCAGCATGGATATATTCGACAGACGaatattttgcatattttaacTGATTTTTAGACCTTCAATGAagttcattcatatttttgttttatagttgtATTATAGGAGACGGGAAACACTTATGCTGCatcaaaattgaaaatatttcaatatttcacAAGCCAAAACTCATGCATTCgctttttaaactaaaatatttaaaattaatgcaatGCCAGTGCcaaatgtgttaaatatatatatatatatgtataattcaACGATGGTAAAGCAGGGAAACAAAGTGGCGGCCTTATCCTTACTTgctgatatctatgttttctTTGGTATAGACTGTCTATAATAGTCTTTTCAGTGGCGCAGTCAGCGGTATTTCCGagatcaaattttttttaggataTCTTATCTGAAAAGCGTTTGCACAATAACTGTTGCAAGTGGACCAGGGTCTTCACTAATGTCACTTCATCAGATCAAATACTTCTACATCACacacttttaaattattgcaaaGTTTCGTAAAGTaaactgacaaatttaaatagtgtaaTACACTCacacacaatataaaaaatcattaatttcTACCTgcgcatatttcttaatttaaaacaaacacagaaaATGCTATTTTGACGGTACAGTGTGGTTTGCTGCAAACATAAACTCAGTTTCCACTAGCAAAGTCCAAATCAGCTGATGGATTAAAACAGATCGTATCATAATTtaactaaactttttttcacaaaaatataccacagatagtatttattaggtgtatattttcatttaaaaccatcTTGTAAACCACGCTCTTTAGCCCGAAACTACAGCCGTTTGTCACCacactttttgtttattttgttcatgcCCCTTTTCCCCacctttattattttcttgcTAGACATGATATAACTTATTAGATGTTCTATTAATACTGTGCAAAATTTTCCTCGTactaaattataatatatataaagtgtTACTGTTTGTGGTTATTGGATAGTAAAACaggtttaataataatatatagaattacagatgtttcatgttttttagTTAGTAGTTATTGGATATGATTTGTGAATCATGagacaaaaaagaaaaaaaagagacaaaaaataaaattcaccaaacttattttaaatgcaatttaaGATTTTATCTCCTGAAGCTGTTCAATATGAGACTTGTTATGTCACTGCACACAAAGCACCAACAAGAGCTGCAACATTTTCTAAGAATGGTCAATATATTGCAACTGGTTCTGTTGATACTTCGATCAAAGTTCTTGTAAGTTTTATTAGAGTTTTGCTTGTGTATGGAAGAACATTTTTCTAGTTTTCTCCAGTGCTGCCTTTGCACTGTTAAGATTCACTTGTTGTATTAACACTAGGTCAAATATTGTAATGGAAGATCTAAAGTAGTCAAGAGCAAAACTATGACTTTAAAAAGGAATggacaaataaaaatactttgtgcGTCCtactaaaaacaataaatgattttatataaaataaatgttgtgtTTACACAGGATGTGGAAAGAATGCTGGCAAAGAGTATTCTGCCATCggatataaataatatgatgGAACAATCATCACAAGCCGGTGGAATGGCTGACCATCCAGTTATTCGGACACTCTATGATCATGTGGATGAGATAACTTGCATTGAGTTTCATCCAACCCAACAAGTAtatgttgcaaatatttaatgaatatGCAGCAAAActgattttttctttttagatACTTGTGTCTGGTTCAAGGGATTATAcagtaaaagtttttgattttacCAAAAGTTCAGCAAAACGAGCAACAAAAGCAATCAGTGAAGTGGAGAGAGTTAAAACATTGGCGATGCATCCAGCAGGTTGTTTTTTAGTGAATACTTTTCCTTTGTTATTATTTGCGCATTTAAATTTGTGGAGCTGTTCCATGTGTTACTGGAAGCATACtgattaaatttattgtgGGATTAGCTTTCTATAATAACATTGCATTTTAAGTATAatcgttttttattttgaataacAAATACAgggatttaatttttgttgtttacttaAGATCAGGTACTTTTATGTGATTACTATAGACACATTAAGATTAAACATTaggcaaaaaaaaataatttatttttaggtgattttattttggttGGAACACATCATCCTGTTATTCGACTTTACGATCTTGAAAcatttcaatgttttgtaaGTTGCCATCCAGCAGATCAACACAAGGGGCCTATCAATTGTATATCATACAACCAAACAGGAAATTATTATGCATCAGGAAGTAAGGATGGAGAAATCAAGgtaaattttagtattttacaaactttataaagaACTTACAAGTTTTAGTGACTTTGTATCTTATGGAAAATTCTGTACATTGTTGCACTTCCACtgctgatttttttatttttttcctttttttataattacaagTGTAGTAAAACTGTTACCTTATCTTTACCACAAGTTAGTTTTACCATATTTTCTTTCTAAATTACTTTACTGTTGTTTTAGATTTGGGATGGTGTCAGTAGTCGCTGTATCATGAAGTTTCCAGATGCTCATGATGGTGACGATGtttgttctgttgttttttcccgtaatggtaaatatttgttaacaaGTGGAAAAGACAGTGTAGCACGACTATGGTCACTTGCTGCACCGACCCATCCAGTTCTTGTATACACTGGAGCCGAGTTAAGTGGAAAGCAggtgaattatttttattaaaaaacaaacataggtattattatatataacattaaaatgtgTTGTAACAGACCCATCAAGCTCAAGCAGTTTTTAACCACACTGAGGATTATGTTTTCTTTCCGGATGAACAAACTGTATCGTTGTGTTGTTGGTGTGCACGGACAGGAGAGAGACAACGATTATTATCACTTGGTCATCAAGGTCCTGCACGGAGAATTGCACATTCACCAACTATTGCAGCTTTTATTACATCTAGCGAAGATTTCCGAGCACGATTTTGGTACAAGTCACCTTTATCGGAGTAAATGTCCTTCATAatctttttaaacatattgaaGTGCATAGTTGCTGCTATGATAACAAGAATAACTGCAGAACTTGGTTTGACCACTTCCCATCATGAAACtcattaaaaactacaccCGGTTGAGATAAAATTCACTAGTCTTGTGTAGATAATATTCCAAggtataaagtaaataatgtTGGTAACTTAAGTGGTTGAATTCATATCCATAATATTttcaagaaaattaaaacagtttgaaacttttttgatAAAACCTGATTCTGTTTACCTAAGATTACGCCTACTTAACTTTAAACTATGAGCCTTAAAATGTAAGGCCATCAAGAAAGAAGCTATGTGGATAAAAGAGGCGGGTTAAATATCAGAATATGGCATGCAGGAGATAAAAATGCAAGCAAAAAGAAGAGTGAGAGTAAGCTAAAACAATATGTTTGGTGAGGGGTTTTAGATGAATCTTTGTGAATAAAATACTTGGTGAGGGGTTTTAGATGAATCTTTGTGAATAAATGAGTTAGGGTTAGAAGTTTTATTGTTGTGATCTAACATTGTATGTTTAAAGTGAGTAGGGTTGGTGTGGTAGGTCAGatattaattaattagttTGAAACTAAGACTAAATTTAGATAGGTAATGATttaggtgaaattttacatttctaaATGTGGATTCTGAatactgtatttatttttaatatcaaatagtttcaaaaaaaagttggttccaaaatacaataaagtaACTTTGTCAGTAACCTGGTATacttttcattattattaaatgtgaTTTATGACAAGATCTCTATTGtattacaaacaataaatttagaaatacaggataaaactaaaatcttagtttaatttagaaatctttttggtatttttttcgTATTTGGATTGCTCGTACAACAAGCCAATCAAAATTGTTACATGACAAACATTAAGACATAGAGAACTTATAGTAGTTGACGGGTAAGTGTTCCAACACATTTCAATCAATCCAAATAGAAGCAACCTAGAGCAAAAgtacaagaaaaataaactgtcagattttaaaattgtagctcagatttaaataaaaactttaaatattaatgatGGTTTTTATATCTTACAACAAGGAACTTCTACATGTTTTCCGTATCAAATGATACGATCATAATACCATTAATATTGAAAATAGATATTTGTTGCAAACTTGGTCTTATTTTACTGGTAGCGTTCATAGGTTTTAGTCATATGCTTAATATACTGGTActaatattaaactgtttattatattactaaGCAAAATAGGTTTGGCACCTAAAAGGAGATGAGAAGGGAGTGCACCACAGTAAATATGGAAGGGTGTGATAATACCATACGTAGAACTGGTAATGTAAAGATCTGCTGCAGCATATTCCAATGAAATTACTTGTGAACAGAACATATGCTATATGTATCAAATTATTAAGaaaatatatggtatattgcaaaaaaaaacaagtatgaattttataaaagtttaattgaCTTAGATCTTATCCATTTTACAACTCGAACTGTAATCGGATAGTTTAAAGCGTAACTCAATAACTGCAAAGtagaaattacaaaacatagtTATCACTTCCagttttaatttgattaataaaacaatttttagaaTTGTAAACATGGCAACCGTTTAATTACAGACATATTTcttgttacaaattttaaccAAGATAAATATTAACCCAACCACATAGTATATGAAAGGATATGATTAGTATTCAATCGACAAATCTCCATATTTGTTCTTGTCATGTGAGGTTTCGAGTTATTAACAGAATTcctgtaaaatgttttaaaattgaactaACCGTGTTATATGAAATACATGCATAAGCGCCATGTCATGGGTTAATGGTGTGGCATGCCAAACCCATTGCTGGCCCAACGAGGTGACCAACACccaagcaaaaaaaaaaaaagaaaaaggtatTTGCTGGACAGTGATATCAAAATCGTGACTGTCccattaattaataaaaagttttcaaaccAACAGAAAGGTAGACCAAGCTAACTGTAATTGTAAAGTTAATTCACAGATACTCCGAATACCAAAATTTGGTTGAACTTGAACCACAGCCACTCATTATTCAATATAATCTGattaacaaaaacatgtaaaacagCAACCAATGTTTTATGCATTGAAATCAATGAAAACGTCAATTGATAGTATCAAACCATCAGTGGGTACTTTGTTGCAAATATTCGATGTTTTAATTACTACTTAATTTACTTTGTTCTAAGTTGCAACAAACATACTGTTTGGCTGAGAAAACATAATAGATCGTTTGTAAAATCAACTATTGTTATGTTGCTTGCAGGGAGAAAAACGCTCTCATGTTGAATATACATGTGCAAAGCAGCTTTGCACAACAAAGTCATCTCTTATTATAACGTCACATTGTATATACCCTCAGTCACATGTTCTTCACCTAACTAATATATAACCTCACAGTCACATGTTCTTCACCTAACTAATACCGGCGCCTCTTAATGTCTATATGATCATAATATATAGGAATTATACCTTCGCCATTTCCAACCAAAAAATGCACAAAGAAGCAAGAAGTGAAACAGCAGAAGGATTAAATGAAACTTCCGATCAAGAAATAATTCTTCAGAAATAAACCTCCAATTTACGGtccatttaaacataaattgtcGACTCAAATCGAACGACCGAACTATATATCCAATTGGATTATTTAGAAGGAATGGCGTTCCTAAAATAACCTGAAATAGaagttggtaaatattttcaactaCTTAAGCCTGCATACTCTCAATGTAGGCTTAAGTGCAGCATACCATACATCAGTGATTCTACACCAgtgattttttataacaaaccaaaattttaaaaaacctaaattCCCACAATACATGCCGAATAGTTTccagatttttttgtttttgacagCCTAACTTATATAATTTTACTGGCAAATCTTTCGCTTTTTTTcagacaataaaaaaattacctgcAGTCCAGCACAAATAGTTAAATTAATAGCAGTTGCTTTTATCCCATGCTCAATCATCAGCAGTAGCAGACCAGGGGCAAACAACAgaatattcatttttacagaaacagcaaaactaaaaaagaatGAGCCAAAAATCCTGCAAGCATAACATTAAATGCTTACTTGCTTGGTACAAATTAATtcgtttaaactttttaactaCAAGATAAACGTCTTAAATAATTGTATACAATATATGCTTAATTTAATTACTTAATCATAGAATGCAGCTAGTCTGACATGTgatgtaaaaaaactttaatacaaAAGATTTCACTTAGTcactataaaaataaacgcACTGTAACATTTAAAAGAAAGTTTTGCACATAAGCGTAACATGATTTAACAAGAACATGGAAACACAAATAGTAAGTTTGAAATGGTGGCaaatggcaattgctttaatGCAAATTAGTAACCCAgtaacaaaaccaaaaatttttttgaacagTAACAAGTAACAAAAGACCCAGTAACaagtaacaaaaatttttttgaacagTTTGATATAAAGTTAATTGGATAACTACATGAATGAGATTTACTTATCCGTCAATACTATTATTAATCCAGACAAATAAACGGATACTTTGTATGGTTTTCATaagatttatatatgtatatccATTAtctattaaaactaaataactcACCAGTAATTCTCCATGAACAAATTCACTGAGATAAAAAGTATCAACATGGCTATTGGATCATTGAACAAACGAAGAACAAATATAGAATGAATACGGTATGATGTACAGCACATAAATATCATCACGTATGGTGGGCACTGAAAGTAATGGATGAA is a window of Ciona intestinalis unplaced genomic scaffold, KH HT001063.1, whole genome shotgun sequence DNA encoding:
- the LOC100183358 gene encoding cleavage stimulation factor subunit 1: MDAIKKRERMYRSIIGQLQNDGYMAIAKSLTSQVKPFNPCTSSDFLFKAYSIGLEQVEEDKTDQSYIPNVLESIPPGRGIDLEFENEVQILSPEAVQYETCYVTAHKAPTRAATFSKNGQYIATGSVDTSIKVLDVERMLAKSILPSDINNMMEQSSQAGGMADHPVIRTLYDHVDEITCIEFHPTQQILVSGSRDYTVKVFDFTKSSAKRATKAISEVERVKTLAMHPAGDFILVGTHHPVIRLYDLETFQCFVSCHPADQHKGPINCISYNQTGNYYASGSKDGEIKIWDGVSSRCIMKFPDAHDGDDVCSVVFSRNGKYLLTSGKDSVARLWSLAAPTHPVLVYTGAELSGKQTHQAQAVFNHTEDYVFFPDEQTVSLCCWCARTGERQRLLSLGHQGPARRIAHSPTIAAFITSSEDFRARFWYKSPLSE
- the LOC100176327 gene encoding dol-P-Man:Man(5)GlcNAc(2)-PP-Dol alpha-1,3-mannosyltransferase-like; this translates as MPVKNRGSVVFVTAQKLLKEAVQCFFNPDKTWLVGLFLCSVEVILNLCVINTVKFTEIDWIAYMQEVEGFINGTYDYMKLQGDTGPLVYPAGFVYVYTALYYATNHGANVRMGQYIFFLIYLVNLYFVLRIYNKTKKCPPYVMIFMCCTSYRIHSIFVLRLFNDPIAMLILFISVNLFMENYWIFGSFFFSFAVSVKMNILLFAPGLLLLMIEHGIKATAINLTICAGLQVILGTPFLLNNPIGYIVRSFDLSRQFMFKWTVNWRFISEELFLDRKFHLILLLFHFLLLCAFFGWKWRRNSVNNSKPHMTRTNMEICRLNTNHIAYVLFTSNFIGICCSRSLHYQFYVWYYHTLPYLLWCTPFSSPFRLLLFGLIEMCWNTYPSTTISSLCLNVCHVTILIGLLYEQSKYEKNTKKISKLN